One Cynocephalus volans isolate mCynVol1 chromosome 5, mCynVol1.pri, whole genome shotgun sequence DNA window includes the following coding sequences:
- the TREM2 gene encoding triggering receptor expressed on myeloid cells 2 produces the protein MEPLRLLILLFVTELSQAHNTTVFQGVAGQSLKVSCPYDSVKHWGRRKAWCRQLGKEGPCQRVVSTHNLWLLSFLKRRNGSTAITDNALGGTLTITLRDLQAHDTGFYQCQSLHGSEADTIQKVLVEVLADPLDHQDTGHLWAPSESESFEAAHVEHSISRSFSEGEIPFPPISILLLLACTFLIKLLAASVLWAAAWHRQKLGTPPVSGLDYDHNPGHQLQTLTDLITNPASFSGISPVSILLPLSSHCVRPLHQLPLDCCWPAAGPPRPGTPDPPTHPPKAIHLPANQCHKGHPATKGIPATKCPP, from the exons ATGGAGCCTCTCCGGCTGCTCATCTTGCTCTTTGTCACAG AGTTGTCCCAAGCCCACAACACCACGGTGTTCCAGGGAGTGGCAGGCCAGTCTCTGAAGGTCTCCTGCCCCTATGACTCTGTGAAGCACTGGGGGAGACGCAAGGCCTGGTGCCGCCAGCTGGGCAAAGAGGGCCCATGCCAGCGTGTGGTCAGTACACACAACTTGTGGCTGCTGTCCTTCCTGAAGAGGCGGAACGGGAGCACAGCCATCACAGACAATGCCCTGGGTGGCACCCTCACCATTACACTGCGGGATCTTCAAGCCCATGACACAGGCTTCTACCAGTGCCAGAGCCTCCATGGCAGTGAGGCCGACACCATCCAGAAGGTCCTGGTGGAGGTGCTGGCGG ACCCCCTGGATCACCAGGACACTGGACATCTCTGGGCCCCCAGTGAGTCTGAGAGCTTTGAGGCTGCCCACGTGGAGCACAGCATCTCCAG GAGCTTCTCAGAAGGAGAGATCCCCTTCCCACCCATTTCCATCCTTCTCCTCCTGGCGTGCACCTTTCTCATCAAGCTTCTAGCAGCCAGCGTCCTCTGGGCTGCAGCCTGGCACAGGCAGAAGCTGGGGACACCTCCGGTCAGTGGGCTTGACTATGACCACAACCCAGGGCACCAGCTCCAGACCCTGACAG ATCTAATCACCAACCCCGCCTCCTTCTCTGGAATTTCCCCAGTATCTATACTCCTGCCGCTCTCCTCCCACTGTGTTCGCCCTCTTCATCAGCTTCCCTTGGATTGCTGCTGGCCTGCTGCAGGCCCTCCTCGGCCTGGCACCCCcgatccacccacccacccacccaaggCCATCCACCTCCCAG